From Novosphingobium resinovorum, the proteins below share one genomic window:
- a CDS encoding ERF family protein, whose protein sequence is MNAQTKIEPAAATAVPAVYTAISDVMLACSKEGLSKDRKNQQQNYQFRGIDDVYNLLCGILAENRLVILPDVEKMEREERQTQKGGVITYTILTVRFKLVSAIDGSFDYVRTVGEAMDTADKSANKAQSAAMKYAELQVFQIPTEGDNDADATTHTVAPRQQSHQQRGEPLISRPQWAKITDLLKVTGAKTKVILDHYDIADLQDLTDRQAIKVINQLEDKLAEMAKSETNRAGETDGNSNNDTRRGGRNEGARGGSEFGDIDDSDVPF, encoded by the coding sequence GTGAACGCGCAGACCAAAATCGAACCAGCGGCCGCAACTGCAGTCCCGGCTGTCTACACGGCAATATCTGACGTGATGCTCGCTTGTTCCAAGGAAGGCCTGTCGAAGGACAGGAAGAACCAGCAGCAGAACTACCAGTTCCGCGGCATCGATGACGTCTACAACCTGCTGTGCGGCATTCTCGCTGAGAACAGGCTCGTTATCCTTCCCGACGTCGAGAAGATGGAGCGTGAAGAACGTCAGACCCAAAAGGGCGGCGTCATCACCTACACGATTCTGACGGTCCGCTTCAAGCTGGTGTCAGCAATCGACGGCTCGTTTGATTACGTGCGGACTGTCGGAGAGGCGATGGATACCGCCGATAAGAGCGCCAATAAAGCGCAATCGGCCGCCATGAAATACGCCGAACTGCAGGTCTTCCAAATCCCGACCGAGGGCGACAACGACGCCGACGCCACGACGCATACCGTGGCGCCGCGTCAGCAGTCCCACCAGCAGCGCGGCGAACCGCTGATTTCTCGCCCGCAGTGGGCCAAGATCACCGATCTGCTCAAGGTCACCGGTGCGAAGACGAAGGTGATCCTAGATCACTACGATATCGCGGACTTGCAGGACCTGACCGATCGCCAGGCCATCAAGGTCATAAACCAGCTGGAAGACAAGCTGGCTGAGATGGCGAAGTCCGAAACGAACCGTGCCGGTGAAACCGACGGCAACTCCAACAACGACACGCGCCGTGGCGGTCGGAACGAGGGCGCCCGTGGCGGCTCCGAGTTCGGCGACATCGACGACAGCGACGTCCCCTTCTGA
- a CDS encoding VVA0879 family protein, translating to MEKITHNEFRARLKEQGMDREHSAFVCPICSTVQSMALLRIEGVPEDKLDTQIGFSCVGRWNDAGPARDGKPANADKPGCNWTLGGLFRLHQLEVEHEGKSHPMFVIASKEQAEALRAQVSA from the coding sequence ATGGAAAAGATCACCCACAACGAGTTCCGCGCTCGCCTGAAAGAGCAGGGCATGGATCGCGAGCACTCGGCTTTCGTCTGCCCGATCTGCAGCACTGTGCAATCCATGGCTCTGCTGCGTATCGAAGGTGTCCCCGAGGACAAGCTGGATACTCAGATCGGCTTTTCGTGCGTCGGACGCTGGAACGATGCCGGGCCTGCCCGCGACGGCAAACCCGCGAACGCCGACAAGCCGGGATGCAACTGGACGTTGGGCGGCCTTTTCCGGCTGCACCAGTTGGAAGTCGAGCACGAAGGCAAAAGCCATCCGATGTTCGTCATCGCCAGCAAGGAGCAGGCGGAAGCGCTACGCGCGCAGGTGTCGGCATGA
- a CDS encoding DUF968 domain-containing protein has translation MALPPRKVRERATRKPRREGRWKSQAHLSFVRSFHCAWPGCQRAPIEAAHVRIGSGAGMGQKPDDYRAVPLCGSDLDFMGHHAQQHAIGEQSFWRAYQAASGQSVEKLIDSLCDASPRRKEIREHRNG, from the coding sequence ATGGCACTCCCGCCCCGCAAGGTCAGAGAGCGCGCCACCCGCAAACCGCGCAGAGAAGGCCGCTGGAAGTCTCAGGCTCACCTGAGCTTCGTTCGCTCCTTCCACTGTGCCTGGCCCGGTTGCCAGCGCGCGCCGATCGAGGCGGCTCACGTCCGGATCGGCAGCGGGGCGGGCATGGGCCAGAAGCCTGACGACTACCGCGCGGTCCCGCTCTGCGGCTCCGACCTCGACTTCATGGGCCACCATGCCCAGCAGCATGCCATCGGTGAGCAGTCCTTCTGGCGCGCCTATCAGGCCGCCTCGGGGCAGTCGGTGGAAAAGCTGATCGACAGCCTGTGCGACGCCTCGCCGCGCCGCAAGGAAATCAGGGAACATCGCAATGGCTAA
- a CDS encoding recombination protein NinB produces the protein MAKQGGQTLTLVNPSVRALAHQLIERAPMGAVLNIKEAARTSDQNAKMWAMLSDISRAKPEGRVLSTEVWKALFMNAAGFSCTFEPTLDGKGVVPLGFKSSRLSKSEFSDLIECIYAFGAEHGVVWTDPVERKAA, from the coding sequence ATGGCTAAGCAAGGCGGACAGACCCTCACGCTCGTCAACCCGTCGGTGCGGGCGTTGGCCCACCAGTTGATCGAGAGGGCGCCGATGGGCGCGGTGCTCAACATCAAGGAAGCGGCGCGCACCAGCGATCAGAACGCGAAGATGTGGGCCATGCTGTCCGACATCTCGCGCGCGAAGCCCGAAGGCCGGGTGCTGTCGACCGAGGTCTGGAAGGCGCTCTTCATGAACGCCGCCGGCTTCTCGTGCACCTTCGAACCCACGTTGGATGGCAAGGGCGTTGTCCCGCTCGGCTTCAAGTCCAGCCGCCTCTCCAAGTCCGAGTTCAGCGACCTGATCGAGTGCATCTACGCATTCGGCGCCGAGCATGGCGTGGTCTGGACCGACCCTGTCGAACGAAAGGCAGCCTGA
- a CDS encoding PRTRC system ParB family protein translates to MTLDTKGQQRAVVLPLSSITPGYNPRRYFDSKAHEELVASLQLRGMLQPMLVRPAPDGGEGYLLVAGGRRYRAALEAFGRDGNAPVLIRDMTDDEAVEAAIDENDVRDDASETEQADAAVRVLAASQNDRAEAARRLGWSPAKLDRRLALANLSEPVKLALDERRIKVGHAELLAAVPGDKQEKALDTILTAGLDVNKTRELLMRVTQSLAAARFDKAECTACPFNSAAQRALFATHVEDGHCTNPGCFQLKTESAEPVADEKNAVPAPDAAPAEPDVSSSAPRSAIVPKKASPTEAPKQTVNAAMIASRAADVRESAWRAALIQAGEGDPEILRAFESILRDTWKVDAVFLGRFGKDELKFIAKECGLIDHMGTKAFAKLMQAKTDAIVAGMLNATGFDWSGRLPGALTLDGKYSPPAVDASVNAPSTTEKDSLPC, encoded by the coding sequence ATGACACTCGACACCAAAGGTCAGCAGCGGGCGGTCGTATTGCCGCTGTCTAGCATAACGCCAGGTTATAACCCGCGCCGATATTTCGACAGCAAGGCCCATGAGGAGCTCGTGGCTTCGCTCCAATTGCGCGGCATGCTGCAGCCGATGCTGGTCAGACCCGCTCCCGATGGCGGTGAGGGCTATCTCCTCGTCGCTGGCGGTCGCCGGTACAGGGCTGCGCTCGAAGCGTTTGGCAGGGACGGCAATGCCCCGGTCCTGATTCGCGATATGACCGATGACGAAGCGGTCGAGGCTGCGATCGACGAGAACGATGTCCGCGATGATGCCTCCGAAACGGAGCAGGCAGACGCCGCCGTGCGCGTTCTGGCGGCCAGCCAGAACGATCGAGCTGAAGCCGCACGTCGGCTTGGCTGGTCCCCGGCCAAGCTCGATCGACGCCTGGCGCTGGCCAACTTGTCCGAACCCGTGAAGCTCGCGCTCGACGAACGCCGCATCAAGGTCGGCCACGCCGAACTCTTGGCCGCGGTGCCCGGCGACAAGCAGGAAAAGGCTCTCGACACGATCCTGACTGCCGGGCTGGACGTAAACAAGACGCGCGAGTTGCTCATGCGCGTGACGCAGAGCCTCGCTGCTGCTCGCTTCGACAAGGCCGAATGCACGGCCTGCCCCTTCAATTCCGCAGCGCAGCGCGCCCTTTTTGCGACGCATGTTGAAGACGGTCACTGCACCAACCCCGGCTGCTTCCAATTGAAGACCGAATCGGCGGAACCGGTGGCTGATGAAAAGAATGCCGTGCCGGCACCTGACGCGGCCCCGGCGGAGCCTGACGTCTCCAGTTCGGCACCGCGATCGGCGATCGTTCCCAAGAAGGCGAGCCCCACCGAAGCGCCGAAGCAGACCGTGAATGCCGCAATGATCGCGAGCCGCGCCGCTGATGTTCGTGAATCCGCTTGGCGTGCGGCACTGATCCAGGCCGGTGAGGGCGATCCGGAAATCCTGCGTGCCTTCGAATCTATCCTCCGCGACACGTGGAAGGTGGACGCGGTATTCCTTGGCCGTTTCGGCAAGGATGAGCTCAAGTTCATCGCCAAGGAATGCGGCCTGATCGATCACATGGGCACGAAAGCCTTCGCCAAGCTCATGCAGGCGAAGACCGACGCTATCGTCGCCGGAATGCTCAACGCCACTGGGTTCGACTGGTCCGGCCGCCTCCCCGGCGCGCTCACGCTCGACGGAAAATATTCGCCGCCCGCTGTCGACGCGAGCGTCAACGCCCCCTCCACCACTGAAAAGGATTCCTTGCCGTGCTGA
- a CDS encoding HNH endonuclease signature motif containing protein: MKDSTEIWKPVPSEPGVLASSWGRILQPPSYAPLPNGGYRTYLPEPTHGLVTKARKGAVHEYRLVMLKRHDGEGGRQKPRKVHQLVCEAFHGPKPFPAAVTLHDDEDGLNNRPGNLSWGTQKENLSMPKYRETVSARASAIPRNGVGTNGGFCAVSASFKAEA, encoded by the coding sequence ATGAAGGATAGCACTGAAATCTGGAAGCCCGTTCCCAGCGAGCCCGGCGTTCTCGCCAGCAGCTGGGGCCGTATCCTACAGCCGCCGAGCTACGCCCCGCTGCCAAATGGCGGCTACCGCACATACCTTCCCGAGCCCACGCATGGCCTAGTGACAAAGGCCAGGAAGGGCGCCGTCCACGAATATCGCCTCGTGATGCTTAAGCGCCATGATGGTGAAGGTGGTCGTCAGAAGCCTCGAAAGGTTCACCAGCTGGTGTGCGAAGCGTTCCACGGCCCCAAACCATTTCCAGCAGCCGTCACCCTCCACGACGACGAAGACGGTCTGAACAACCGTCCCGGCAACCTCTCTTGGGGCACCCAGAAAGAGAACCTCAGTATGCCGAAGTACAGAGAGACCGTGTCAGCCCGAGCATCGGCTATACCGCGCAACGGAGTTGGCACGAATGGCGGATTTTGTGCCGTGTCGGCTTCCTTTAAAGCGGAGGCCTGA
- a CDS encoding ATP-dependent DNA helicase gives MSWSPQQDAAIRSVSTWLGDPNGQQVFRLFGYAGTGKTTLAKELAAKVKGKVLYATFTGKAALVLRKKGCKDASTIHSLIYSVEIDEVTGIAAFKLNEQSDLSDAALLIVDEVSMVGEDLARDLLSFGKRILVLGDPAQLPPVKGEGFFINGEPDVMLTEVHRQAQDNPIIRMSMDIRQGKPLQVGTHGSSLVTRSSALGRDRLGELVLGADQLLCGLNRTRVSYNQRIRAMKGLQGAAQAWHPTAGDRLICLRNDKEKHIFNGGLWDAQKIEELGDGKLALRVASLDEKRDPIKVEVFEHFFNGTEQTIDWKAKRGTQEFTFGWAITCHKSQGSQWDNVIIFDESGSFRDAKRNWLYTAVTRAAEQVTVIV, from the coding sequence ATGAGTTGGTCCCCGCAACAGGACGCGGCCATCCGCAGCGTGTCGACTTGGCTCGGTGATCCCAACGGCCAGCAGGTGTTCCGCCTGTTCGGCTACGCTGGGACGGGCAAGACGACGCTGGCGAAGGAACTGGCAGCGAAGGTCAAGGGCAAGGTGCTCTACGCCACCTTCACCGGCAAGGCCGCGCTCGTCCTGCGCAAAAAGGGCTGCAAGGACGCCTCGACGATCCACTCGCTTATTTACAGCGTGGAGATCGACGAGGTCACCGGCATCGCCGCGTTCAAGCTCAACGAGCAGAGCGACCTGTCCGATGCCGCGCTGCTGATCGTGGACGAGGTGTCCATGGTCGGCGAGGATCTGGCGCGCGACCTGCTCAGCTTCGGCAAGCGCATCCTTGTCCTGGGCGATCCCGCGCAGCTGCCGCCGGTGAAGGGCGAAGGCTTCTTCATCAACGGCGAGCCAGATGTGATGCTCACTGAGGTCCACCGCCAAGCACAGGACAACCCCATCATCCGCATGTCGATGGACATTCGGCAGGGGAAGCCGCTGCAGGTCGGCACGCACGGCAGTAGCCTCGTGACGCGCAGCAGCGCGCTCGGCCGGGACCGCCTGGGCGAACTCGTCCTTGGGGCCGATCAGCTGCTCTGCGGCCTCAACCGCACCCGCGTCTCCTACAACCAGCGCATCCGGGCGATGAAGGGCCTGCAGGGCGCGGCGCAGGCGTGGCATCCGACCGCAGGCGACCGCCTGATCTGCCTCCGGAACGACAAGGAGAAGCACATCTTCAACGGTGGCCTCTGGGACGCTCAGAAGATCGAGGAGCTTGGCGACGGCAAGCTGGCGCTCCGCGTCGCCTCGCTCGACGAGAAGCGCGACCCGATCAAGGTCGAGGTGTTCGAGCACTTCTTCAACGGCACCGAGCAGACCATCGACTGGAAGGCCAAGCGCGGAACGCAGGAGTTCACCTTCGGGTGGGCGATCACCTGCCACAAATCGCAGGGCTCGCAGTGGGACAACGTCATCATCTTCGATGAAAGCGGGTCGTTCCGGGATGCGAAGCGGAACTGGCTGTACACGGCGGTTACGCGCGCTGCCGAACAGGTCACGGTGATCGTATGA
- the ssb gene encoding single-stranded DNA-binding protein — protein sequence MAGSVNKVIILGHLGADPEIKSFQNGGRIATFRVATSESWKDRQTGDRKERTEWHSVTIGSDGLVSVAERFLRKGSKVYIEGQLRTRKWQDQNGNDRYTTEVSVGGHGGVMTMLDNKPDDQRGGDWGGDQRSRSNDRGGQGGGRWADGGRGDRKVYDDNRGGWQDNGRDGRNGSANDGWGNSNGGGGFGDDLDDDIPF from the coding sequence ATGGCGGGCTCAGTCAACAAGGTCATCATCCTCGGCCACTTGGGCGCGGATCCGGAGATCAAGTCGTTCCAGAACGGCGGGCGTATCGCGACCTTCCGTGTCGCCACCTCGGAAAGCTGGAAGGACCGCCAGACCGGCGACCGCAAGGAGCGCACCGAGTGGCACAGCGTCACCATCGGCAGCGACGGCCTTGTTAGTGTCGCCGAGCGCTTCCTGCGCAAGGGCTCGAAGGTCTACATCGAGGGCCAGCTGCGCACCCGCAAGTGGCAGGATCAGAACGGCAACGACCGTTACACCACCGAGGTCAGCGTCGGCGGGCACGGCGGGGTCATGACCATGCTCGATAATAAGCCGGACGATCAGCGCGGCGGCGACTGGGGCGGCGATCAGCGCAGCCGGTCGAACGATCGCGGCGGGCAGGGCGGCGGGCGCTGGGCTGATGGCGGCCGTGGCGACCGCAAGGTCTACGATGACAATCGTGGTGGCTGGCAAGACAACGGCCGTGATGGTCGTAACGGCTCCGCCAACGATGGCTGGGGCAACAGCAATGGCGGCGGCGGGTTCGGTGACGACCTTGACGACGACATTCCATTTTGA